One genomic segment of Burkholderia pyrrocinia includes these proteins:
- a CDS encoding amidase — protein sequence MTTFTPFPPLAQLAADLAAGRTTSRALVDAALDRIADPSGQGAVVFTEVDADNARAAADAHDRLRAAGTVLSPLAGIPVSVKDLFDVAGQVTRAGSRVLDDAPAARTDAVAVARLKRAGAVLVGRTNMSEFAFSGLGLNPHFGNPRSPYHRDVPGDARISGGSSSGAAASVADGMAAVALGTDTGGSIRIPAALCGLTGFKPTASRIPTQGGVPLSTTLDSFGPIGLTVACCALVDRMLAGLEPHVPAARPLEGVRLGVLTNYVTDGVDSDVAAALDAALKHLEAAGAIVMEVRFPALDRLPDINRFGFSPIEAYAWHRPLLAQHRDQYDPRVLTRILKGEPASAADYLDLLAARAAMLDEAAHTVWSRFDALVAPTVPIVPPRIAELEADDAAFTRTNALILRNPSAFNFLDACALSLPCHPRDAAPVGLMLAAAPHRDDALLAIGQAVEAVLNTIR from the coding sequence ATGACCACTTTCACGCCCTTCCCCCCGCTCGCCCAGCTCGCCGCCGACCTCGCCGCCGGCCGGACCACGAGCCGCGCGCTCGTCGACGCCGCGCTCGACCGGATCGCCGATCCGTCGGGCCAGGGCGCCGTCGTCTTCACCGAAGTCGATGCCGACAACGCGCGCGCGGCCGCCGACGCGCACGACCGGCTGCGTGCCGCGGGCACCGTGCTGTCGCCGCTCGCGGGCATTCCCGTGTCGGTGAAGGACCTGTTCGACGTCGCCGGCCAGGTGACGCGCGCGGGTTCGCGCGTGCTCGACGACGCGCCGGCCGCGCGCACCGATGCGGTCGCCGTCGCACGGCTCAAGCGCGCGGGCGCCGTGCTGGTCGGCCGCACGAACATGAGCGAGTTCGCGTTCTCGGGGCTCGGGCTGAATCCGCACTTCGGCAATCCGCGCTCGCCGTACCATCGCGACGTACCGGGCGATGCCCGGATTTCCGGCGGCTCGTCGTCGGGCGCGGCCGCGTCCGTCGCCGACGGGATGGCCGCCGTCGCGCTCGGCACCGACACGGGCGGCTCGATCCGCATTCCGGCCGCGCTGTGCGGGCTGACAGGTTTCAAACCGACCGCGAGCCGGATCCCGACGCAAGGCGGCGTGCCGCTGTCGACGACGCTCGATTCGTTCGGCCCGATCGGCCTGACGGTCGCCTGCTGCGCACTCGTCGACCGGATGCTCGCGGGCCTCGAGCCGCACGTGCCGGCCGCACGACCGCTCGAAGGCGTACGGCTCGGCGTGCTGACGAACTACGTGACCGACGGTGTCGACTCCGACGTCGCGGCCGCGCTCGACGCCGCGCTCAAGCATCTCGAAGCCGCCGGCGCGATCGTCATGGAAGTGCGCTTCCCGGCGCTCGACCGGCTGCCCGACATCAACCGCTTCGGCTTCTCGCCGATCGAGGCGTACGCATGGCATCGCCCGCTGCTCGCGCAGCATCGCGACCAGTACGACCCGCGCGTGCTCACTCGGATCCTGAAGGGCGAACCCGCGAGCGCGGCCGACTATCTCGACCTGCTCGCCGCGCGCGCCGCGATGCTCGACGAAGCCGCGCACACGGTCTGGTCGCGCTTCGATGCGCTCGTCGCACCGACGGTGCCGATCGTGCCGCCGCGCATCGCGGAACTCGAGGCAGACGACGCCGCGTTCACGCGCACCAATGCGCTGATCCTGCGCAACCCGAGCGCGTTCAACTTCCTCGACGCGTGCGCGCTGTCGCTGCCGTGCCATCCGCGCGACGCGGCGCCGGTCGGCCTGATGCTCGCGGCGGCACCGCATCGCGACGACGCGCTGCTCGCGATCGGCCAGGCGGTCGAGGCCGTGCTGAACACGATCCGCTGA
- a CDS encoding disulfide bond formation protein B, protein MNDYTLALRRERRLLMLLGSVCIALLAGALYLQYVKNEDPCPLCIIQRYFFAAIGIFAFLAAGIRNWRGIWVLELLIAIAAAGGVGTAARHLSIQMNPGFSCGFDTLQPIIDSLPPAQWFPGMFKVAGLCETVYPPIFGILLPGWALIGFAAILIAVVASLWRHRRKLAA, encoded by the coding sequence ATGAACGACTACACGCTTGCGCTACGCCGCGAACGCCGCCTGCTGATGCTGCTTGGATCGGTGTGTATCGCCCTGCTGGCCGGTGCGCTGTACCTGCAGTACGTGAAGAACGAAGATCCGTGCCCGCTGTGCATCATCCAGCGCTACTTCTTCGCCGCGATCGGGATCTTCGCGTTCCTGGCCGCCGGGATACGCAACTGGCGCGGCATCTGGGTGCTCGAGCTGCTGATCGCGATCGCCGCGGCCGGCGGCGTCGGCACGGCCGCGCGGCACCTGTCGATCCAGATGAATCCGGGCTTCAGTTGCGGCTTCGACACGCTGCAGCCGATCATCGACAGCCTGCCGCCCGCGCAGTGGTTCCCCGGCATGTTCAAGGTCGCCGGGCTGTGCGAGACCGTCTACCCACCGATCTTCGGCATCCTGCTGCCCGGCTGGGCGCTGATCGGCTTCGCCGCGATCCTGATTGCGGTCGTCGCGAGCCTCTGGCGCCATCGCCGCAAACTCGCGGCCTGA